ACGAGGCGCTCGATGGTGATGGGTCCGGTTCGTCGTTCGCCGACGCAGACGTCGACATCGACGCGGAAGCATCCAAGTGGTCCCAGTGGGACAAACTCGCTGGTGTCGGGTCGCTCCTGTTGATGTTCGGGTACTGGCTCGACCCCGTTCGTGACACGGTTGGTGGGACGCTCAACCTCGCGCTCGGTCCACTCGATGCCGCGCTGCCGTTCTACGCCGTTATCCTCTCCGTTGCGCTCCTGACGGGGCTCTATTCGACGCTGCTGCAGGCGAACTTGATGAACCCCGAGGTGCTCGGCAAGTACCAGAAGCGGATGAAAGCGATGCAGGACAAACAGCAAGACGTCCGCGACCGCAAGAAGGAAGCCGAGGAACGCGGCGCGAGCGAGGCCGAACTCGAACGTCTCGAGAACGAACTCGAGGAGGTCCGCGAGGAGCAGATGGAGGCCATGGCCGAGAACATGGGGATGTTCAAAGAGCAGATCCGCCCGATGGTCTGGATTATGCTGTTTACCATCCCAATCTTCCTGTGGATGTACTGGAAGATCCACGATGGGAACGTCGCCAGTACTGAGTGGACCGTCGTGATGCCGATTGTCGGCGTCGTTGACTGGACTGACGGTATCATCGGCCCGATGCCGGCCTGGATCCTCTGGTACTTCCTGTGCTCGATGGGCTTCACCCAGCTGCTCCGGAAGTCGCTCAACATCGATATGACGCCGTCGACCACCTGAACAGTATCGCTTCGAGGACTCCGAGTTGCGAGTGACGACGGGTTTCAGGCGCGGAGCAGAAACCCAGTATCCAGTAGATAGCCCGACCGTCTTTTCGGCCCCGTTCGATTTTCTCGATTGCTGGCACGGTCATCGCTCGCTGCTGTTTGCGGCGTTGGCACCCACAAGTTTGCTACACCTCATGTACGACACAGAAACACGATGTCGCTGAATCGTGGTGTCACATCCGACACCAGCCGTTTCTGATTCAAAACCCCTTTTACCCGGCACGTCGCAGATTGGATATGTTACTCACCGTCTCTGGCCCGCCAGGTAGCGGGAAGAGCACCACCGCAGGATTGCTCGCTGACGCGTTCGATCTCGACCACGTCAGCGGCGGCGACATCTTCCGCGAGCTCGCAGACGAGCGCGGCTACACCCCACTCGAGTTCAACAAACTCGCCGAGGAGAACGACCAGATCGACCGCGATCTCGACCGACGACTCTGCGAAATCGCCGTCGAAGAGGACGACCTAGTACTCGAGTCCCGGCTGGCCGGCTGGCTCGCCGGCGATCAGGCGGACTTTCGTTTCTGGCTCGATGCGCCGCCGGCGGTTCGTGGCGAGCGAATCGGCGAGCGCGAGGAGAAGGATCCAGACCGTGCGACCGAGGAAACCCAGGCTCGCGAGGCGAGCGAGGCCCAGCGCTACGAGGAGTACTACGGCATCGACATTCGCGACCTGACCATCTACGACCTCTCGGTCAACACAGCTCGCTGGGAGCCCGATGCCGTCCTCGATATGCTCGTCACGGCTGTCGAGGAGTACGACGCCACGGGCGACGAAGGCCAGGCAACCGTCCCTCTCGAGTACGATATCTAGCATGAGTCAGCGCCAGCGTCTCCGCCCTGCTCCGGGTGATCGTACAC
The DNA window shown above is from Natrialba magadii ATCC 43099 and carries:
- the cmk gene encoding (d)CMP kinase, translating into MLLTVSGPPGSGKSTTAGLLADAFDLDHVSGGDIFRELADERGYTPLEFNKLAEENDQIDRDLDRRLCEIAVEEDDLVLESRLAGWLAGDQADFRFWLDAPPAVRGERIGEREEKDPDRATEETQAREASEAQRYEEYYGIDIRDLTIYDLSVNTARWEPDAVLDMLVTAVEEYDATGDEGQATVPLEYDI
- a CDS encoding DUF106 domain-containing protein, encoding MTRTAEKINSLVREDSSMTEALESIRTKADENGGEVQWGDVNDDLTSGQWGRLIEKGILVDGDEGFEIADRDAYDEALDGDGSGSSFADADVDIDAEASKWSQWDKLAGVGSLLLMFGYWLDPVRDTVGGTLNLALGPLDAALPFYAVILSVALLTGLYSTLLQANLMNPEVLGKYQKRMKAMQDKQQDVRDRKKEAEERGASEAELERLENELEEVREEQMEAMAENMGMFKEQIRPMVWIMLFTIPIFLWMYWKIHDGNVASTEWTVVMPIVGVVDWTDGIIGPMPAWILWYFLCSMGFTQLLRKSLNIDMTPSTT